A stretch of Primulina tabacum isolate GXHZ01 chromosome 13, ASM2559414v2, whole genome shotgun sequence DNA encodes these proteins:
- the LOC142521655 gene encoding BTB/POZ domain-containing protein At5g47800-like isoform X2, whose translation MKFMKLGNRSDTFITEEATRTVISDVPSDLTIQINNISYLLHKYPLLPKCGLLQRLISDSEDSSNATLNLHDIPGGEEAFELCAKYCYGITINLSARNFASAFCAAKYLGMTQKVETGNFVMKLEAFLSSCILEGWKDSVVTLQNTRGIYEWSESLGLVRKCIESIVDKILTPTHKVSWSYTYTRPGYEKNRRESVPKDWWTEDISLLDVDIFRCIVTAIKSTNMLQPQLIGESLHVYACRWLPEITNTGLNEGSTSQVEDQDSPDRKQRILETIVSLIPADKGSVSVKFLLRLVSISNFLGVSPVTKTELLRLSGLQLEDAALDDLLLPNRVSTDQTSYDVELVQTVLESFLRQWKRRTPTDESLSQKSINNVGKLIDSYLQVVSKDANLSVQKMTSLAETLPGIARTDHDNLYKAINIYLKEHPDLSKMDKKHLCRILDCQNLSPEVRSHAVKNERLPLRTVVQLLFFEQEKGNTTSNIKHRSSDQTSVVRDDMNKLKLSIHDHQLSKGKDRRNYDDKFQLRQELSFKIRESVLQEMRTGREIRDEGISEIQHSNLNPREKARERRVSGKSHSSKGRER comes from the exons ATGAAGTTTATGAAACTGGGGAACCGGTCAGACACCTTCATCACAGAGGAGGCGACAAG GACCGTTATATCTGATGTACCAAGCGACCTCACCATTCAAATAAACAATATCAGCTATCTTCTCCACAAG TATCCTCTTCTTCCAAAGTGTGGGCTACTGCAACGACTCATCTCAGATTCTGAAGATTCGAGCAATGCAACGTTGAACCTACACGATATTCCCGGAGGAGAGGAGGCTTTTGAGCTGTGTGCCAAGTATTGCTATGGGATCACAATTAACCTCAGTGCCCGCAATTTTGCATCAGCCTTTTGTGCTGCCAAGTACCTTGGAATGACCCAGAAAGTCGAAACTGGGAACTTTGTCATGAAATTGGAGGCTTTTCTCTCATCTTGCATTCTTGAGGGGTGGAAGGACTCGGTTGTGACTCTTCAGAATACTAGAGGGATATACGAGTGGTCAGAAAGTCTCGGTCTCGTTCGAAAATGCATTGAATCCATTGTTGACAAGATACTAACACCTACGCACaag GTTTCATGGTCTTATACATATACCAGACCAGGATACGAAAAAAACCGACGAGAGTCTGTGCCGAAAGATTGGTGGACAGAGGACATATCACTCCTTGATGTAGACATTTTCAGATGCATAGTTACGGCtataaaatcaacaaatatgCTGCAGCCACAGCTAATTGGTGAGTCTTTACATGTCTATGCGTGTCGGTGGCTGCCAGAAATCACTAATACAGGACTGAACGAAGGGTCCACGTCTCAAGTAGAAGATCAGGATTCTCCGGACAGGAAGCAGAGAATTCTTGAGACCATTGTCAGCCTGATTCCAGCAGATAAAGGGTCTGTCTCGGTTAAGTTCTTGCTAAGACTTGTTAGCATCTCGAATTTTCTTGGAGTGTCTCCAGTGACAAAAACAGAACTTTTGAGGCTTTCAGGTTTGCAACTCGAGGATGCAGCGTTGGATGACTTGCTGCTCCCTAATCGagtctcaactgatcaaacTTCGTATGACGTCGAATTGGTTCAGACCGTGTTAGAGAGTTTTTTGAGGCAATGGAAAAGACGAACGCCTACAGATGAAAGCTTGTCACAAAAATCGATTAATAATGTTGGCAAGCTCATTGATTCGTACCTGCAAGTGGTTTCAAAGGATGCCAACCTGTCAGTTCAGAAAATGACGTCATTAGCTGAAACACTGCCAGGAATTGCGCGTACAGATCACGATAATCTGTACAAGGCGATCAACATTTATCTCAAG GAGCATCCTGATCTGAGCAAAATGGATAAGAAGCACCTCTGCCGGATTCTTGACTGCCAAAACTTGTCACCAGAAGTACGTTCACATGCAGTGAAAAACGAAAGATTGCCTTTGAGAACTGTGGTGCAACTTCTCTTCTTCGAACAAGAGAAAGGCAACACTACATCAAATATTAAACACAGATCATCAGATCAAACCTCAGTTGTCAGAGATGACATGAACAAATTAAAATTAAGTATACATGATCATCAATTGAGTAAAGGAAAGGATCGTAGAAATTATGATGACAAGTTCCAACTAAGACAAGAGCTAAGCTTTAAAATAAGGGAAAGTGTGCTACAAGAAATGAGAACGGGAAGGGAAATCAGAGATGAAGGGATATCTGAAATTCAGCATTCAAATTTGAATCCTCGTGAGAAAGCTCGAGAAAGAAGAGTCTCGGGGAAATCTCACAGCAGCAAAGGCAGAGAACGATAG
- the LOC142522637 gene encoding U-box domain-containing protein 33-like isoform X2, translating to MKSNLTIGGSGNSGVSDDGSRAHYDDRLENFSGGGVSEIEEDFSIDISSNRQMNNLVTIKEETEASLFSFDFHGDGDDSVYVAVWKQNEEASMDALTWAMKNTVITSSTVVFLIHVFPETKFIPSPLGKLSVSQVNPEQKENYMAQERGKRREFLQKFLNVCPTSQSQVKVDTILIESDMEAKAILDLIPILYIKKLVLGATKSNEDQVWER from the exons atgaagTCGAACCTTACGATAGGCGGCAGTGGAAATTCAGGCGTGTCTGATGATGGGTCGAGAGCCCACTACGACGATCGCTTGGAGAATTTCAGCGGAGGTGGAGTTAGCGAGATTGAAGAGGACTTTTCGATTGATATTAGCAGCAACAGACAGATGAATAATCTTGTCACCATTAAGGAAGAAACCGAGGCAAGCTTGTTTTCCTTCGATTTTCATGGGGACGGCGATGATTCTGTGTATGTGGCGGTGTGGAAACAGAACGAAGAAGCCAGCATGGATGCGTTGACTTGGGCGATGAAGAATACTGTCATCACCTCTTCTACTGTTGTTTTCCTCATTCATGTCTTCCCCGAGACCAAGTTCATTCCTTCTCCAT TGGGGAAGCTTTCAGTGAGTCAAGTGAACCCAGAACAGAAGGAGAATTACATGGCTCAAGAAAGAGGCAAAAGAAGAGAATTCCTTCAAAAGTTTCTTAATGTCTGTCCAACCTCGCAGTCTCAG GTTAAAGTGGACACCATACTTATTGAAAGTGACATGGAGGCAAAAGCAATACTGGATCTTATTCCCATTCTTTACATTAAAAAGCTTGTGCTAGGCGCCACCAAATCCAAT GAAGATCAAGTCTGGGAGAGGTAA
- the LOC142523245 gene encoding acyl carrier protein 3, mitochondrial, producing the protein MLNLRNAILNRVRIGVYSNGRSNREDLYGMCRHVQLLRNHSTAASTDQDQLINRVIGLVKKFDKIDEAKVTETADFQKDLSLDSLDRVELVMAVEEEFSVEIPDAEADKLNCCADVAKYITSCPSEKVSETS; encoded by the exons ATGCTAAATTTGCGTAATGCTATCTTGAATCGTGTGAGAATTGGGGTCTATTCAAATGGGCGTTCGAATAGAGAAGATCTGTATGGCATGTGTAGGCATGTGCAACTGCTCCGTAACCACAGCACTGCCGCAAGCACTGACCAAGATCAGCTGATCAATCGTGTTATTGGGTTGGTAAAGAAATTTGACAAAATTGATGAAGCTAAG GTCACAGAAACGGCAGATTTTCAAAAGGATTTGAGCCTCGACAGTCTGGATAGAGTTGAACTTGTTATGGCTGTTGAGGAAGAATTCTCTGTTGAAATACCTGATGCAGAAGCAGATAAGCTTAATTGCTGTGCTGATGTTGCGAAATATATTACTTCTTGTCCCAGTGAGAAAGTTTCGGAGACTTCTTAA
- the LOC142521655 gene encoding BTB/POZ domain-containing protein At5g47800-like isoform X1, with translation MKFMKLGNRSDTFITEEATRTVISDVPSDLTIQINNISYLLHKLQYPLLPKCGLLQRLISDSEDSSNATLNLHDIPGGEEAFELCAKYCYGITINLSARNFASAFCAAKYLGMTQKVETGNFVMKLEAFLSSCILEGWKDSVVTLQNTRGIYEWSESLGLVRKCIESIVDKILTPTHKVSWSYTYTRPGYEKNRRESVPKDWWTEDISLLDVDIFRCIVTAIKSTNMLQPQLIGESLHVYACRWLPEITNTGLNEGSTSQVEDQDSPDRKQRILETIVSLIPADKGSVSVKFLLRLVSISNFLGVSPVTKTELLRLSGLQLEDAALDDLLLPNRVSTDQTSYDVELVQTVLESFLRQWKRRTPTDESLSQKSINNVGKLIDSYLQVVSKDANLSVQKMTSLAETLPGIARTDHDNLYKAINIYLKEHPDLSKMDKKHLCRILDCQNLSPEVRSHAVKNERLPLRTVVQLLFFEQEKGNTTSNIKHRSSDQTSVVRDDMNKLKLSIHDHQLSKGKDRRNYDDKFQLRQELSFKIRESVLQEMRTGREIRDEGISEIQHSNLNPREKARERRVSGKSHSSKGRER, from the exons ATGAAGTTTATGAAACTGGGGAACCGGTCAGACACCTTCATCACAGAGGAGGCGACAAG GACCGTTATATCTGATGTACCAAGCGACCTCACCATTCAAATAAACAATATCAGCTATCTTCTCCACAAG CTACAGTATCCTCTTCTTCCAAAGTGTGGGCTACTGCAACGACTCATCTCAGATTCTGAAGATTCGAGCAATGCAACGTTGAACCTACACGATATTCCCGGAGGAGAGGAGGCTTTTGAGCTGTGTGCCAAGTATTGCTATGGGATCACAATTAACCTCAGTGCCCGCAATTTTGCATCAGCCTTTTGTGCTGCCAAGTACCTTGGAATGACCCAGAAAGTCGAAACTGGGAACTTTGTCATGAAATTGGAGGCTTTTCTCTCATCTTGCATTCTTGAGGGGTGGAAGGACTCGGTTGTGACTCTTCAGAATACTAGAGGGATATACGAGTGGTCAGAAAGTCTCGGTCTCGTTCGAAAATGCATTGAATCCATTGTTGACAAGATACTAACACCTACGCACaag GTTTCATGGTCTTATACATATACCAGACCAGGATACGAAAAAAACCGACGAGAGTCTGTGCCGAAAGATTGGTGGACAGAGGACATATCACTCCTTGATGTAGACATTTTCAGATGCATAGTTACGGCtataaaatcaacaaatatgCTGCAGCCACAGCTAATTGGTGAGTCTTTACATGTCTATGCGTGTCGGTGGCTGCCAGAAATCACTAATACAGGACTGAACGAAGGGTCCACGTCTCAAGTAGAAGATCAGGATTCTCCGGACAGGAAGCAGAGAATTCTTGAGACCATTGTCAGCCTGATTCCAGCAGATAAAGGGTCTGTCTCGGTTAAGTTCTTGCTAAGACTTGTTAGCATCTCGAATTTTCTTGGAGTGTCTCCAGTGACAAAAACAGAACTTTTGAGGCTTTCAGGTTTGCAACTCGAGGATGCAGCGTTGGATGACTTGCTGCTCCCTAATCGagtctcaactgatcaaacTTCGTATGACGTCGAATTGGTTCAGACCGTGTTAGAGAGTTTTTTGAGGCAATGGAAAAGACGAACGCCTACAGATGAAAGCTTGTCACAAAAATCGATTAATAATGTTGGCAAGCTCATTGATTCGTACCTGCAAGTGGTTTCAAAGGATGCCAACCTGTCAGTTCAGAAAATGACGTCATTAGCTGAAACACTGCCAGGAATTGCGCGTACAGATCACGATAATCTGTACAAGGCGATCAACATTTATCTCAAG GAGCATCCTGATCTGAGCAAAATGGATAAGAAGCACCTCTGCCGGATTCTTGACTGCCAAAACTTGTCACCAGAAGTACGTTCACATGCAGTGAAAAACGAAAGATTGCCTTTGAGAACTGTGGTGCAACTTCTCTTCTTCGAACAAGAGAAAGGCAACACTACATCAAATATTAAACACAGATCATCAGATCAAACCTCAGTTGTCAGAGATGACATGAACAAATTAAAATTAAGTATACATGATCATCAATTGAGTAAAGGAAAGGATCGTAGAAATTATGATGACAAGTTCCAACTAAGACAAGAGCTAAGCTTTAAAATAAGGGAAAGTGTGCTACAAGAAATGAGAACGGGAAGGGAAATCAGAGATGAAGGGATATCTGAAATTCAGCATTCAAATTTGAATCCTCGTGAGAAAGCTCGAGAAAGAAGAGTCTCGGGGAAATCTCACAGCAGCAAAGGCAGAGAACGATAG
- the LOC142522404 gene encoding oligopeptide transporter 3, with protein sequence MVSNSATTKSAANGEEAAEDRCSVEEVALVVPETDDPTLPVMTFRAWVLGIALCTILIFFNTFFIYRTQPLTISAILMQIMALPLGKFMAATLPKRNFTVFGRWSFSLNPGPFNIKEHVIITVMANCGVSYGGGDAYSIGAITVMKTYYKQNLNFLCALLIVLTTQMVGYGWAGMLRKYLVDPVEMWWPSNLAQVSLFRALHEKEPKSTDMTRMKFFLIFMAASFAYYLFPGYLFQILTFFSWVCWVWPHSITAQQIGSGYHGLGVGAFTLDWAGISAYHGSPLVTPFYSILNVMVGFVMFIYIIVPVCYWKFNTFDARKFPIFSNQLFTSSGQKYDTTKILTPQYELNVAAYDNYSKLYLSPLFALSIGSGFARFTATLTHVALFHGSDIWRQSKSAVKNIKLDIHSRLMKRYKQVPQWWYLVVLVGSMALSLMMSFVWKDDVQIPWWGLILAFCLAWVVTLPIGVIQATTNQQPGYDIIAQFIIGFILPGKPIANLLFKIYGRISTIHALSFLADLKLGHYMKIPPRCMYTAQLVGTLVSGVVNLGVAWWMMESIENICDVEALHPESPWTCPKFRVTFDASVIWGLIGPERLFGAGGMYRNLVWLFLIGALLPLPIWILSRIFPEKKWIPLINIPVISYGFAGMPPATPTNIASWILTGTIFNYFVFKYRKEWWQKYNYVLSAALDAGTAFMGVLLFFALQNEGKIVKWWGSSPDHCPLATCPTAPGIVVKGCPVFR encoded by the exons ATGGTATCCAACTCCGCCACCACCAAATCCGCCGCCAACGGTGAGGAGGCGGCCGAAGATAGATGCTCCGTGGAGGAGGTGGCGCTGGTGGTGCCGGAAACCGACGACCCGACTCTCCCCGTTATGACATTTCGTGCATGGGTCCTTGGGATAGCCTTGTGCACGATCTTGATTTTCTTCAACACATTCTTCATATACAGGACGCAACCCTTGACTATCTCCGCTATTCTCATGCAAATAATGGCGCTGCCCCTCGGCAAGTTCATGGCGGCGACGCTGCCGAAGAGGAATTTCACGGTGTTCGGGAGGTGGAGCTTCAGTCTTAACCCGGGCCCATTTAACATAAAGGAGCACGTGATTATAACGGTAATGGCCAATTGCGGGGTGTCGTATGGCGGCGGCGATGCGTACTCGATTGGTGCCATAACTGTGATGAAGACTTACTATAAGCAGAACTTGAATTTTCTATGCGCTCTTTTAATTGTCTTGACAACTCAG ATGGTGGGATATGGATGGGCTGGAATGTTGAGGAAATACTTGGTGGATCCAGTTGAGATGTGGTGGCCATCTAATCTTGCTCAAGTTTCTCTCTTTAG GGCACTTCACGAAAAGGAACCCAAGTCAACAGACATGACAAGAATGAAATTTTTCCTCATATTCATGGCCGCCAGTTTTGCCTATTACTTATTTCCTGGAtacctgtttcaaattttaaccTTTTTCTCTTGGGTATGTTGGGTGTGGCCTCATAGTATCACAGCCCAGCAAATCGGTTCGGGATACCATGGTCTTGGTGTCGGTGCCTTCACTCTTGACTGGGCTGGCATTTCTGCttaccatggcagccctttgGTGACACCCTTTTATTCGATTCTGAATGTTATGGTCGGATTTGTCATGTTTATATACATCATCGTCCCTGTATGCTACTGGAAGTTCAATACTTTTGATGCTCGGAAATTTCCCATCTTTTCAAACCAGCTGTTTACTTCTAGTGGACAGAAATATGATACTACCAAGATTTTAACCCCACAGTATGAGCTTAATGTTGCTGCTTATGATAACTATAGCAAACTCTACCTTAGCCCGCTTTTCGCCCTCTCCATTGGATCAGGGTTCGCAAGGTTTACAGCAACTCTCACTCATGTGGCCTTGTTTCATGGCAG TGATATATGGAGGCAGAGTAAATCTGCTGTAAAGAACATTAAACTAGATATACATTCGAGATTGATGAAAAGATACAAGCAAGTTCCTCAATGGTGGTACCTGGTTGTATTAGTCGGAAGCATGGCGTTGTCCCTGATGATGTCCTTTGTGTGGAAAGATGACGTGCAGATTCCATGGTGGGGGTTGATACTTGCATTCTGTTTAGCTTGGGTCGTAACTCTTCCGATTGGAGTCATTCAAGCCACCACCAACCAG CAACCTGGGTATGACATAATCGCGCAGTTCATAATTGGCTTCATACTCCCAGGAAAACCAATAGCGAACCTTCTTTTCAAGATTTACGGGAGGATCAGCACAATACACGCTCTGTCTTTCCTAGCCGATCTCAAACTCGGGCACTACATGAAAATCCCACCTCGATGCATGTATACAGCTCAG CTGGTGGGAACACTAGTTTCTGGTGTAGTGAACCTTGGAGTCGCGTGGTGGATGATGGAAAGCATCGAGAACATCTGCGATGTTGAGGCTTTACATCCTGAGAGCCCCTGGACGTGTCCCAAATTTCGAGTCACATTTGATGCATCCGTCATCTGGGGTCTCATAGGACCGGAAAGACTATTTGGAGCAGGAGGAATGTACCGAAACTTGGTCTGGTTGTTCCTCATAGGAGCTCTGTTGCCACTTCCTATTTGGATACTGAGCAGAATTTTCCCCGAAAAGAAATGGATTCCCTTGATCAACATACCTGTTATATCTTATGGGTTCGCTGGAATGCCACCAGCAACTCCCACGAATATAGCTAGCTGGATTCTGACCGGAACCATATTCAACTACTTTGTGTTCAAGTACAGGAAAGAATGGTGGCAGAAGTATAATTACGTGTTATCTGCTGCATTGGATGCTGGAACAGCTTTCATGGGTGTTCTGTTGTTCTTTGCCCTGCAGAACGAGGGAAAGATTGTGAAATGGTGGGGATCGAGTCCAGACCATTGCCCTTTGGCTACATGTCCCACTGCACCAGGGATCGTAGTTAAAGGGTGCCCAGtttttagataa
- the LOC142523246 gene encoding uncharacterized protein LOC142523246: MITLFLHGFMKMWAIVFSTFVLFMILIETPVISAGRTRTEVDEVLVNWAGYGEEKLSTVVISGKLLCHESTAANARTTSVHPNPVSGASVAVFCGTSGRKTKKTMTKGSTDKYGEFKINLPSHLHAIPNLEKVCFVKAIHLPKSSSCRQAFTGKHKGIKLVSVGEGIRTYTTHNIHLIFKTSKGRK; this comes from the exons ATGATCACTCTTTTTCTCCACGGATTCATGAAGATGTGGGCAATCGTTTTCTCAACATTTGTTTTATTCATGATTCTGATCGAAACTCCGGTGATATCAGCCGGAAGAACGCGTACAGAAGTCGATGAAGTGTTGGTTAACTGGGCTGGTTATGGAGAAGAGAAGCTCTCTACTGTTGTGATCAGTGGCAAACTTCTTTGCCATGAAAGCACAGCTGCAAATGCCAGAACAACTTCTGTCCATCCAAATCCAGTCTCGG GTGCTTCAGTGGCTGTTTTCTGTGGTACAAGCGGGAGGAAAACAAAGAAAACAATGACCAAAGGTAGCACAGATAAATATGGAGAATTCAAAATCAATCTTCCATCTCATCTCCATGCAATTCCGAATTTGGAAAAAGTATGCTTTGTTAAAGCCATTCATCTCCCAAAGAGTTCTTCCTGCAGACAAGCTTTTACAGGGAAACACAAAGGAATAAAACTTGTATCCGTAGGTGAAGGTATCCGTACTTATACGACACATAACATACACTTGATATTCAAAACATCGAAAGGGAGGAAATAA
- the LOC142522637 gene encoding U-box domain-containing protein 33-like isoform X1, translated as MKSNLTIGGSGNSGVSDDGSRAHYDDRLENFSGGGVSEIEEDFSIDISSNRQMNNLVTIKEETEASLFSFDFHGDGDDSVYVAVWKQNEEASMDALTWAMKNTVITSSTVVFLIHVFPETKFIPSPLGKLSVSQVNPEQKENYMAQERGKRREFLQKFLNVCPTSQSQVKVDTILIESDMEAKAILDLIPILYIKKLVLGATKSNVRKIKSGRGNGVIDQILHNTPEFCDVKIICEGKEMAELMESSPLSPSPSPRSIDATAKPVQDQRKTENDLFGCGCFKVRE; from the exons atgaagTCGAACCTTACGATAGGCGGCAGTGGAAATTCAGGCGTGTCTGATGATGGGTCGAGAGCCCACTACGACGATCGCTTGGAGAATTTCAGCGGAGGTGGAGTTAGCGAGATTGAAGAGGACTTTTCGATTGATATTAGCAGCAACAGACAGATGAATAATCTTGTCACCATTAAGGAAGAAACCGAGGCAAGCTTGTTTTCCTTCGATTTTCATGGGGACGGCGATGATTCTGTGTATGTGGCGGTGTGGAAACAGAACGAAGAAGCCAGCATGGATGCGTTGACTTGGGCGATGAAGAATACTGTCATCACCTCTTCTACTGTTGTTTTCCTCATTCATGTCTTCCCCGAGACCAAGTTCATTCCTTCTCCAT TGGGGAAGCTTTCAGTGAGTCAAGTGAACCCAGAACAGAAGGAGAATTACATGGCTCAAGAAAGAGGCAAAAGAAGAGAATTCCTTCAAAAGTTTCTTAATGTCTGTCCAACCTCGCAGTCTCAG GTTAAAGTGGACACCATACTTATTGAAAGTGACATGGAGGCAAAAGCAATACTGGATCTTATTCCCATTCTTTACATTAAAAAGCTTGTGCTAGGCGCCACCAAATCCAATGTAAG GAAGATCAAGTCTGGGAGAGGTAATGGAGTGATTGATCAAATACTGCACAACACACCCGAATTTTGCGATGTCAAGATCATATGTGAGGGGAAGGAAATGGCTGAGTTGATGGAGTCGTCTCCTTTATCTCCATCTCCTTCACCCCGATCGATTGATGCGACTGCCAAACCTGTGCAAGATCAACGGAAAACGGAAAATGATTTGTTTGGTTGTGGATGCTTTAAGGTTCgagaataa